The following proteins are encoded in a genomic region of Brachypodium distachyon strain Bd21 chromosome 1, Brachypodium_distachyon_v3.0, whole genome shotgun sequence:
- the LOC112270848 gene encoding protein IQ-DOMAIN 14-like codes for MARARGLCCLVAPKKPSSAGDAARAVRRSSAACICCIGPHHRPSGGSSCVPCLATGADEHGSSSARTPLTSCCGTGAGDAGRVRSGTPKTPRTLTARRLCCGVARRRAPARRLATPAPAPAPAPAPAPPAAAAPRTPSTPIGRTQRVCCVTSSVPSANKTGARRRWLSAGRKAAAVVGGAAAPLRGGTDNNNSSSTRVVAEAVEPAAGGKEEAESSACSKDSEYALLCRVGFAREDVAAVTIQAYFRAHLARRAFRALRSLVRLQAVARGAYVRRQAEVAVHCMQAMARLQARVRARQQTMHLPKPKPKHEPEEKQKLLRQQS; via the exons ATGGCGAGAGCGCGAGGGCTGTGCTGCCTGGTGGCGCCGAAGAAGCCATCATCGGCGGGCGACGCCGCCCGTGCAGTCCGCCGCAGCAGCGCGGCCTGCATCTGCTGCATCGGCCCGCACCACAGGCCGTCCGGCGGAAGCAGCTGCGTGCCATGCCTCGCTACCGGGGCCGATGaacacggcagcagcagcgcgcgcACGCCTCTCACCAGCTGCtgcggcaccggcgccggggacgccGGACGCGTGCGCAGCGGCACCCCCAAGACGCCGCGCACGCTCACCGCGAGGCGCCTCTGCTGCGGCGTCGCCCGGCGCCGCGCCCCGGCCCGCCGCCTCGccacgcccgcgccggcaccggcaccggcacctgCACctgcgccgcctgctgctgcggctccgcggACCCCGTCGACGCCGATCGGGCGGACGCAGCGCGTGTGCTGCGTCACCAGCAGTGTCCCCAGCGCGAACAAGACCGgcgcgcggcgccgctggcTCAGCGCCGGCCGCAAGGCGGCAGCCGTCGTGGGCGGCGCCGCAGCCCCTCTGCGTGGCGGCaccgacaacaacaacagcagcagcacgcgTGTGGTTGCGGAGGCCgtggagccggcggcggggggcaaGGAAGAAGCGGAGTCGTCGGCGTGCTCCAAGGACTCGGAGTACGCGCTGCTGTGCAGGGTGGGGTTCGCGCGGGAGGACGTGGCCGCGGTCACCATCCAGGCCTACTTCAGAGCCCACCTG GCTCGGAGGGCGTTCAGGGCGCTGCGGAGCCTGGTGAGGCTgcaggcggtggcgcggggcgcgtacgtgcggcggcaggcggaggtggccgtgCACTGCATGCAGGCCATGGCCAGGCTGCAGGCGCGGGTGCGCGCAAGGCAGCAGACGATGCATCTCCCCAAGCCCAAACCCAAGCACGAGCCCGAGGAGAAGCAAAAGCTCTTGCGGCAGCAAAGCTGA
- the LOC100821649 gene encoding cytochrome P450 78A9, with the protein MESSVESSWWVLPLTLIPAISGQQQQHDQSTAAAIATSFVYLAILACLAWAAKSLLYWAHPGGPAWGRRYWTSPCAKTAPAPAPIPGPRGLPVVGSLGLMSGLAHSTLAAEAARTPGAKRLMALSLGPVPAVVTAHPDVAKEILDNPAFADRPVNHAAYGLMFHRSIGFAEHGPYWRALRRVASAHLFAPRQVDAFAPYRARVGEDVVAALRHAGGGVVNVRGVLRRASLYYIMRFVFGKEYDVSSDSGKKDQGEVEELLEMVHEGYELLGKENWCDYFPGLAGFDPQGVGARCAELMPRVNRFVHGIIDEHRGKAMIAGGEGEAQPLDFVDILLSLQESEGLADADIAAVLWEMIFRGTDAMAVLMEWTMARLVLHPGVQANVHKELDEVVGKSSHVTESAVLSLPYLQALLKEALRVHPPGPLLSWRHRAMWDTYVDGHLVPAGTTAMVNQWAMSRDPEVWAEPLEFRPERFLPGGEAGPGVSVLGSDGRLVPFGSGRRSCPGKNLAMTTVTAWMATLMHEFEWMPAKTGAPVDMSEVLRLSCEMATPLQVRVRPRRGV; encoded by the exons atggaGAGCTCAGTCGAGAGCAGCTGGTGGGTGCTGCCCCTGACCTTGATTCCTGCCATCtccggccagcagcagcagcacgatcaaagcacggccgccgccataGCCACCAGCTTCGTCTACCTCGCCATCCTCGCCTGCCTCGCCTGGGCGGCCAAGTCCCTGCTCTACTGGGCTCACCCGGGCGGGCCTGCATGGGGCCGGCGGTACTGGACGAGCCCGTGCGCGAAgacggctccggctccggcgccgatCCCCGGGCCGAGAGGGCTCCCGGTGGTGGGCAGCCTGGGCCTGATGTCCGGACTAGCCCACAGCACGCTGGCCGCCGAGGCGGCAAGGACGCCGGGCGCGAAGCGGCTCATGGCGCTGTCTCTCGGCCCAGTCCCCGCCGTCGTCACGGCCCACCCGGACGTGGCCAAGGAGATCCTCGACAACCCGGCGTTCGCGGACCGGCCCGTGAACCACGCCGCCTACGGCCTCATGTTCCACCGCTCCATCGGCTTCGCGGAGCACGGCCCCTACTGGCGCGCGCTCCGGCGCGTGGCATCGGCGCACCTGTTCGCGCCCAGGCAGGTCGACGCCTTCGCCCCTTACCGCGCGCGCGTCGGGGAAGACGTCGTGGCCGCGCTCCGCCATGCCGGGGGCGGCGTCGTGAACGTgcgcggcgtgctccggcgCGCGTCGCTCTACTACATCATGCGCTTCGTGTTCGGGAAAGAGTACGACGTGTCGTCGGACTCGGGGAAGAAGGATcagggggaagtggaggagctGCTGGAGATGGTGCATGAGGGTTATGAGCTGCTGGGGAAGGAGAACTGGTGCGACTACTTCCCGGGGCTGGCGGGGTTCGACCCGCAGGGCGTCGGGGCGCGGTGCGCCGAGCTCATGCCGCGGGTGAACCGCTTCGTGCACGGCATCATCGATGAGCACCGCGGCAAGGCGATGATagccggaggagaaggagaggcgCAGCCGCTGGACTTTGTGGACATACTGCTTTCGTTGCAGGAGAGCGAGGggctcgccgacgccgacatCGCCGCCGTGCTCTGG GAGATGATCTTCAGAGGAACAGACGCCATGGCGGTGCTGATGGAGTGGACCATGGCACGCCTCGTCCTGCACCCCGGCGTCCAAGCCAACGTGCACAAGGAGCTGGACGAGGTGGTCGGCAAGAGCAGCCACGTCACCGAGTCAGCCGTGCTCTCACTGCCTTACCTGCAGGCGCTGCTCAAGGAGGCGCTCCGCGTGCACCCGCCGGGGCCGCTGCTGTCGTGGCGCCACAGGGCCATGTGGGACACCTACGTGGACGGCCACCTGGTCCCGGCGGGCACCACGGCCATGGTGAACCAGTGGGCCATGAGCCGGGACCCGGAGGTTTGGGCCGAGCCGCTCGAGTTCCGGCCCGAACGGTTCCTCCcgggcggcgaggccggcCCGGGAGTCTCCGTGCTCGGCTCGGACGGCCGGCTCGTGCCGTTCGGGTCTGGACGGAGGAGCTGCCCCGGGAAGAACCTGGCCATGACCACCGTCACGGCGTGGATGGCCACGCTGATGCACGAGTTCGAGTGGATGCCGGCCAAGACCGGCGCCCCCGTCGACATGTCGGAGGTGCTCCGCCTGTCATGCGAGATGGCGACGCCGCTCCAGGTCCGGGTGCGCCCCAGGCGCGGCGTTTGA
- the LOC100821967 gene encoding ATP phosphoribosyltransferase, chloroplastic, protein MSAAMLGTRLDLAPSFPLSPSPSPPSGLRVRASTSPAAAAGTRALGPRAVQAAAAAAATAVAAKPAAATPLSSDRTVVRLGLPSKGRMAEQTLSLLKSCQLSVRQLNPRQYTADIPQVPNLEVWFQRPTDIVRKLCSGDLDLGIVGYDIISEYGQGNEDLVIVHDALEFGHCRLSLAVPKEGIFENINTLEELVNMPEWTEERPIRVVTGFGYVGAKFLKEKGFKHVSFLAGDGALESYPAMGMADVIVDLVSSGTTLRENNLKEIEGGVILESQATLVASRKSLNRREGMLEISHEMLERLEAHLTASGKIMVTANMRGNSAEEVAERVLSQTSLCGLQGPTISPVYCRLDGKVAVDYYAINVVVPQKSLYKSIQQLRSIGGSGVLVSKLTYIFDEETPRWRTLLSELGM, encoded by the exons ATGTCGGCGGCGATGCTCGGGACGCGGCTGGACCTGGCGCCCTCCTTCCCCCTCTCCccgtcgccctcgccgccgtcgggaCTCCGCGTCCGCGCCTCGACCTcaccggcagcagcggcggggaCCCGCGCCCTCGGGCCGAGGGcggtgcaggcggcggcggcggctgcggcgacaGCGGTCGCCGCTaaaccggcggcggctaccCCGCTGTCGTCCGACCGCACCGTCGTCCGTCTCGGGCTCCCCAGCAAGGGCCGCATGGCCGAGCAAACCCTAAGCCTCCTCAAG AGCTGCCAGTTGTCGGTGAGGCAGCTCAACCCGCGGCAGTACACTGCGGACATTCCGCAG GTCCCAAACTTGGAGGTTTGGTTTCAGAGGCCCACAGATATTGTTCGTAAACTGTGTTCAGGGGATCTTGATCTTGGTATTGTGGGTTATGACATAATCAGTGAATATGGACAG GGCAATGAGGATTTAGTTATTGTTCATGATGCTCTCGAGTTCGGACATTGTCGCCTGTCCCTTGCG GTACCGAAGGAAGGTATTTTTGAAAACATAAATACTCTAGAGGAGTTGGTAAACATGCCTGAATGGACAGAAGAAAGACCAATACGGGTTGTTACAGGATTTGGATAT GTAGGTGCTAaatttttgaaagaaaaaggttTCAAGCATGTTTCATTTTTAGCTGGTGATGGAGCTCTGGAGTCATACCCTGCT ATGGGTATGGCTGATGTCATTGTGGATCTTGTGAGTAGTGGAACAACTTTGCGCGAGAATAATTTGAAGGAAATTGAAGGCGGAGTAATTTTGGAAAGTCAG GCCACGCTTGTAGCAAGTAGAAAATCTTTGAACAGACGTGAAGGCATGTTGGAGATTTCACATGAGATGCTTGAAAGATTAGAGGCTCACCTCACAGCGTCTGGCAAGATAATG GTAACAGCAAATATGAGGGGCAATAGCGCAGAAGAAGTGGCAGAGAGAGTTCTCAGCCAAACATCATTATGTGGATTACAG GGTCCAACTATAAGTCCAGTTTATTGCAGACTTGATGGGAAGGTTGCTGTGGATTACTATGCTATTAATGTAGTCGTACCCCAAAAGTCGTTATACAAGTCTATTCAACAACTAAGATCT ATTGGTGGCAGCGGAGTCTTGGTTTCAAAACTGACCTACATATTTGATGAGGAGACTCCTAGGTGGCGAACACTTCTTTCGGAGTTGGGGATGTGA